The Nitrospirota bacterium genome includes the window ACTTGCGCGGTTGGCTGAGTGTCACACGAACGGGTGCAGTGGCTAGTGTCACTTCCGTACTAGGGGAGGAGGGGTCCGGTGGGTAAGATTTGGATTCCAGGAGCCATGCCGGTTGAGCTCTTGCTGATTCTGGCGGCAGTGTTCTTCGCCTTCGTGGCCGGTGGGTGGGTGCTGAAGAAGCAAGGTCGGCCGATTCCGAAGTTCTGGCAAGCGATTCTAATCTGGATCGCCGCCTACGTCGTTCTCCGCTACGTCTTGTATCCACCGATTCCTTCGGCCCTCCTCAAGACCTACATGGGGCTGATCACCCTGGTGCTCTTCCTGTTGGTGTCGTCCGACGAGGAGTCTTGGACCGAATTCAAGGATCCCATCCTCAAGGTGCTGAGGGGAGCGACGCCAGGATTTCGGAGCATTCGTACCATCACGTTCGTGGCGCTTCCCGCGCTCATCGCGTTTGGAACCTACGACACGATCGTGCCGAAATTCGAGGAGCCGATCGAGCTGCGAACCGTGCACCCTGCGCCTCCGGCTTCGGTCAAGGTTGCCGGAAAGACCTTCACGCTGCAGACCGCTGAGAATCCGTTCCGCGTGGATGAAGAGGGTAAGTACTCGCGCGATATTCAGCAGCAGCACGTCAATGACAATCCCTGGGATCCCAACGCCGTCAAGTACATGAAATACGTTCGGGAAGGCGGCGCGATCTTTTTCCAGAATTGCCACTTCTGCCACGGAGATAACCTCGACGGACGCGGTATGTTCGCGTTCGCGTTCAACCCGATTCCGGCCAACTTCACGGACGCTGGCACGATTGCTCAGTTGCAGGAAACCTTCGTGTTCTGGCGCGTGGCCAAGGGCGGGATGGGGCTTCCACGCGAAGGCTTCCCGTGGGCGTCCGTGATGCCGCCGTGGGAGCAGCACCTGACCACCGACGAGATGTGGAAGGTGATCATGTTCGAGTACTGGCACACGGGCTTCTATCCAAGAACGTGGGATTGATCGAGCGTAAGTCGCGCCAACTCATCCAGGAAAAATCGGGAGTCTGACGATGAAGGGGATACTGAAGGGTTCGAGCAAGCGGGGACTGGTGATCGGGCTCACTCTGTTTGCTCTAATCGGGGCGGTGCTTGTGTCCACAGTCGTGATCACGACCGCGCAAGAAGAGAAAGCCGCGGCTCCAGCGACAGCGGCCATTCCTCCAAAGGCGACGCCTGAAGATTTGGAAGCCGGGAAAGCAGTCTATTTCAGAAAATGTGTCTGGTGCCACGGCCCTGAAGGTGCGGGAGATGGTCCCGGCGCGGACCGCTTGTGGCCACGACCCCGGAACTTCAATCAGGGGACCTTCAAGATCCGCCATACGGCGAGCGGAGAACTTCCCTTGCTCGACGATCTGTTCCAGACCGTGACCCATGGCCTTCCGGGTTCGGCCATGCCCGCGTGGGACGGCATCTTGAGCGAAAAGCAGCGGCGGCAGGTCGTGGAGTTCGTCCGCACCGAGTTGGTGAAGGATCGCGACTTTACCGACGCTGAGACCGAGACCTATACACCGATCAATTTCGGGAAACAAGTCCCCAGCTCGGAAGAAAGCATCGCGCGCGGCAAAGAAGTGTTCATGAACAAGGGGAAGTGTGTGGAGTGCCACGGCCCCGAAGCCCGAGGCGACGGGAATGCGACTCAGAAGGACGAGTGGGACTTCCCGATCCGGCCCGCGGATCTCCACAAGTGCTGGAACTTCAGAGGCAATCGTGGCGATCCGTATAATCCGGCGAATATCTTCCGGGAGGTTTCGACCGGACTCAACGGCACGCCCATGCCGTCGTTCGCAGATGTGCTCAGTGAGGAACAGCGGTGGGACGTCGCGAACTTTGTGATTTCGCTGTGCCCCAAGAAGCAGATCGACCCGCTGACCATGAAGCCGAATAACGATTTCGTGGTGCGATCCAAGTTCGCGGAGGGTGACCTTCCGACGGATCCGGACGATCCCAAGTGGCAGGAAATGGCACCGAACTACGTGGGACTGGGCGGACAGATCACCCACAAGCCGAGAAATTTCGTTCGCCTGGTCGACGATGCCTGGGTTCGTTCGTTGTACAACGACAAGGAAATCGCGTACCTGATCGAGTGGGATGATCGAAACAAGAGCGTCGCCACGCCCGAAGCACTGGCCATGGCCGCGACGTTTGAAGAAACCCCGCCGGAGGGCAAGCCCATTGCCGAGCGCGAGTACCCCGTGTTCAATGACGCCGCTGCGATTCAGTTTCCGACCAAGTGGGAAACGCTCAACGCGCCGGAGAAACCGCGCTTCATGTTCGGCGACGCAAAGAACGGCGTGGATATCTGGAAGTGGTCGGCCGATGGGTCGGTGAAAATGCTCAACGGCAGTGGGTGGGATCAGGAACTCGTTCCGCACGGGAGCGGTGAGGTCACGACGCCGTACGTCCAGCACAAGGACGGACAATGGAGAGTCATTTTCAAGCGGCCGCTGGTGACCGATGACAAGGAGAAAGCCGTCCAGTTCACCACCGGCCAGTACATTCCAACGCTCTTCTTCGTCTGGGACGGGCACAACGGTGATACCGGCCGGAAAACTTCGCTCTCGAGCTGGTATTACACGATCTTGATGCCGCCGATCCCGACCAAGGCGTACGTCTATCCGTTGTTCGCCGCGGCGTTCGTGATCGGGCTGCAATTCTGGGTCACGTCCAAGGTCAAGAACGGCAAGAAGAAGTAACGAACTGGGTGTGCAGTCGGAGCATTGGAGGCCCTGCGCGACGCGCAGGGCCTCTTTTTGTCTGGGCCGCGTTAAAATCCCCCTTGGCAAACGGGGGGCAGGGGGGATGTAGTTCCACATGGGCGAAAAATCCGAAATTCTGTTTCTGCTGTTCAGCCAACTTTCAGTCGGAGGGATCGTGCTGCTGGCGGCGATCGCCAAGCGGCAGCTCGGCCTCAGTTTCTTTCGCCTGAATGGGATGATCTTCTTCCTGCTGTTCGGCGTGGCTGTTCCGGGCATTCCCACGAGCGAGACCACGAGCCTCTGGTCGCAGGCGGTGATCATCCTGACGCTTGCCTATTCGGTCGCGCTGTTCGTGTATGTGGTGACGTTCTGGATCAAGAAGGAGACCCATCCCGTGTTCTGGCTCTATGCCGCCGCCGGGCTCGGCATTGCCCTGGTGGCCGCAAGCGGCTGGTTCTATGCCGCGCGCTCTGGTGGCGGGCTGGCGGCCGAGTTGATCCCGGTGAGTTTTCTCTTCTCCGCGCTGATTTTAGGATCGTCGCTGCTGGGGATGTTGTTGGGACACCGCTATCTGACCAATCCCCATTTGCCGATGAGCCATCTCAACTTCGTGGC containing:
- a CDS encoding cytochrome c → MGKIWIPGAMPVELLLILAAVFFAFVAGGWVLKKQGRPIPKFWQAILIWIAAYVVLRYVLYPPIPSALLKTYMGLITLVLFLLVSSDEESWTEFKDPILKVLRGATPGFRSIRTITFVALPALIAFGTYDTIVPKFEEPIELRTVHPAPPASVKVAGKTFTLQTAENPFRVDEEGKYSRDIQQQHVNDNPWDPNAVKYMKYVREGGAIFFQNCHFCHGDNLDGRGMFAFAFNPIPANFTDAGTIAQLQETFVFWRVAKGGMGLPREGFPWASVMPPWEQHLTTDEMWKVIMFEYWHTGFYPRTWD
- a CDS encoding c-type cytochrome — encoded protein: MKGILKGSSKRGLVIGLTLFALIGAVLVSTVVITTAQEEKAAAPATAAIPPKATPEDLEAGKAVYFRKCVWCHGPEGAGDGPGADRLWPRPRNFNQGTFKIRHTASGELPLLDDLFQTVTHGLPGSAMPAWDGILSEKQRRQVVEFVRTELVKDRDFTDAETETYTPINFGKQVPSSEESIARGKEVFMNKGKCVECHGPEARGDGNATQKDEWDFPIRPADLHKCWNFRGNRGDPYNPANIFREVSTGLNGTPMPSFADVLSEEQRWDVANFVISLCPKKQIDPLTMKPNNDFVVRSKFAEGDLPTDPDDPKWQEMAPNYVGLGGQITHKPRNFVRLVDDAWVRSLYNDKEIAYLIEWDDRNKSVATPEALAMAATFEETPPEGKPIAEREYPVFNDAAAIQFPTKWETLNAPEKPRFMFGDAKNGVDIWKWSADGSVKMLNGSGWDQELVPHGSGEVTTPYVQHKDGQWRVIFKRPLVTDDKEKAVQFTTGQYIPTLFFVWDGHNGDTGRKTSLSSWYYTILMPPIPTKAYVYPLFAAAFVIGLQFWVTSKVKNGKKK